The following are encoded in a window of Candidatus Paceibacterota bacterium genomic DNA:
- a CDS encoding LysR family transcriptional regulator, which produces MRASILPRLRVMCGRDAALGPGRVRLLELVGELGSLRSAAARMGMAYMTAWTHVRVLNRRFRSPVVASKRGGKAGGGAVLTKTGRRVVRLYHEMEARSHAAIREGFRDFQKLLKR; this is translated from the coding sequence TTGCGGGCTTCGATATTGCCGCGGCTGCGCGTGATGTGCGGGCGGGACGCGGCCTTGGGGCCGGGCCGGGTTCGGTTGCTGGAGTTGGTTGGCGAGCTGGGGAGCTTGCGATCGGCGGCCGCCCGGATGGGGATGGCTTACATGACGGCCTGGACACATGTGCGAGTTTTGAATCGGCGGTTTCGGTCGCCAGTGGTGGCAAGCAAGCGCGGCGGGAAGGCCGGCGGCGGAGCGGTGCTGACGAAAACGGGGCGGCGGGTGGTGCGGCTTTACCACGAGATGGAAGCGCGCAGCCATGCGGCGATCCGGGAAGGCTTTCGCGATTTCCAAAAGTTGCTGAAACGGTGA
- a CDS encoding succinylglutamate desuccinylase/aspartoacylase family protein: MNTLSMPVLEAPSAKRRGLIRRSIPDLLAPLDRIAASSPSIVANHEAQFVVGGQKYSLPRYLFIGPKGGDEQIRLGLFAGIHGDEPEGVHALIQLLELLERKPELAVGYCLFIYPICNPTGFEDRTRHARGGKDLNREFWIESAEPEVKLLQSELLAHAFQGIISLHTDDSSHGFYGFAHGATLTKHLIEPALREAEHFLPRNEHETIDGFRARNGIIRDSYPGVLSAPPNVRPRPFEIILETPQQAPAYLKEAALVAAIRTILTRYREFMAYAPNL, from the coding sequence ATGAATACCTTGTCCATGCCTGTGCTGGAAGCGCCATCAGCGAAGCGACGGGGCTTGATCCGTCGCTCGATCCCCGATTTGCTCGCGCCACTGGATCGAATTGCAGCGTCGTCGCCAAGCATTGTGGCGAACCACGAGGCGCAGTTTGTGGTCGGCGGGCAGAAGTATTCGCTGCCACGTTACCTGTTCATCGGCCCCAAGGGCGGCGACGAGCAAATCCGCCTCGGGCTGTTTGCCGGGATACACGGAGATGAGCCGGAAGGGGTGCATGCGTTGATCCAGTTGCTGGAGCTGCTCGAGCGCAAGCCGGAATTGGCGGTGGGGTATTGCCTGTTTATCTACCCGATCTGCAATCCAACGGGGTTCGAAGATCGGACCCGACATGCGCGCGGCGGGAAAGACCTGAACCGTGAGTTCTGGATTGAATCCGCGGAGCCGGAGGTGAAGCTGCTGCAGTCGGAGCTTCTGGCGCACGCCTTCCAGGGGATTATCTCGCTGCATACGGACGACAGCAGCCACGGCTTCTATGGATTTGCGCACGGGGCCACGCTGACCAAACACCTGATCGAACCGGCTCTGCGGGAGGCGGAGCACTTTCTCCCCCGCAACGAGCACGAGACGATTGATGGTTTTCGCGCGCGCAACGGGATCATCCGCGACAGTTATCCCGGCGTGCTGAGCGCGCCGCCGAACGTGCGGCCGCGCCCGTTCGAGATCATCCTGGAAACGCCGCAGCAGGCGCCGGCCTATCTGAAGGAAGCGGCGTTGGTCGCAGCGATCCGGACAATCCTGACGCGCTACCGCGAGTTCATGGCTTACGCACCCAACCTGTAA